A section of the Hevea brasiliensis isolate MT/VB/25A 57/8 chromosome 17, ASM3005281v1, whole genome shotgun sequence genome encodes:
- the LOC110659332 gene encoding truncated transcription factor CAULIFLOWER A, which produces MGRGRVQLKRIENKINRQVTFSKRRSGLLKKAHEISVLCDAEVALIVFSTKGKLFEYSTDSSMERILERYERYSYAERQLVATDTETNGSWTLEYAKLKARLEVLQRNQRHFMGRDLDTLSLKELQSLEQQIDSALKHIRSRKNQLMYESIAELQKKDKALQEQNNQLAKKVKEKEKEMAQQTQMEQQNHGVDSSTVTAQSLNIRGNRGEDETTPIQHRGNAVLPAWMLPHLNE; this is translated from the exons ATGGGTAGGGGTAGGGTTCAGCTCAAGAGAATTGAGAACAAGATCAATAGGCAAGTGACTTTTTCCAAGAGAAGGTCTGGCTTGTTGAAGAAAGCCCATGAGATCTCTGTGCTTTGTGATGCTGAGGTTGCTTTGATCGTCTTCTCCACCAAAGGGAAGCTTTTTGAATACTCTACTGATTCCAG CATGGAAAGGATCCTGGAACGTTATGAGAGATATTCATATGCAGAGAGGCAGCTTGTTGCAACTGATACCGAAACAAAT GGTAGCTGGACTCTGGAATATGCGAAGTTGAAGGCTAGACTGGAGGTTTTACAAAGAAACCAAAG GCATTTCATGGGGAGAGATCTCGATACCTTGAGCCTCAAAGAGCTTCAGAGTTTGGAGCAACAAATTGATTCTGCTCTTAAACACATAAGGTCAAGAAAG AACCAATTGATGTATGAATCCATTGCAGAACTGCAGAAGAAG GATAAGGCATTACAGGAGCAAAACAACCAGCTAGCGAAGAAG GTCAAGGAGAAAGAGAAGGAAATGGCTCAGCAGACACAAATGGAGCAACAAAATCATGGTGTAGATTCATCTACTGTTACGGCGCAGTCCTTGAACATTag AGGCAATAGAGGTGAAGATGAAACAACTCCAATCCAACATCGAGGTAATGCAGTTCTGCCTGCTTGGATGCTTCCCCACCTGAACGAGTAA
- the LOC110659333 gene encoding uncharacterized protein LOC110659333 → MALSLTRSPKLSISRSVARIRVRSPSVRGKPTSNSVDNDQKIEFLGSGMEEFGGEDGYRNGNKVMVLVDFSLEAKGALEWALSHTVQSQDTIVLLYVGKPPSSKQGPECKLKVNLRAYELLHSMKNVCQRKRPGVQVEVAIREGKEKGPIVVEEAKQQRVSLLVLGQRKRPIMWRLMKRWAGKRNGGGAVEYYCIQNSSCMTIAVRRKGKKLGGYLITTKRHKNFWLLA, encoded by the exons ATGGCTTTATCACTAACCAGATCGCCCAAGCTTTCCATCAGCAGGTCCGTGGCTCGTATTCGGGTTCGTTCCCCGTCTGTTCGTGGCAAACCCACTTCAAATTCTGTGGACAATGATCAAAAGATTGAATTTTTGGGAAGTGGAATGGAGGAATTTGGTGGTGAGGATGGGTATAGAAATGGCAACAAGGTTATGGTGCTGGTAGATTTTAGCCTTGAAGCCAAGGGAGCTCTTGAATGGGCACTGTCTCACACAGTTCAAAGCCAAGATACCATTGTTCTTCTGTACGTTGGCAAACCACCCAGTTCCAAGCAGG GTCCTGAGTGCAAATTAAAGGTTAATTTAAGGGCTTATGAACTTCTTCACTCTATGAAAAATGTGTGTCAAAGGAAAAGGCCTGGG GTGCAAGTAGAGGTAGCTATCCGTGAAGGGAAAGAAAAGGGTCCGATCGTAGTGGAAGAAGCAAAGCAACAAAGGGTGTCGCTGCTGGTTTTAGGGCAGAGAAAACGGCCGATAATGTGGCGGCTAATGAAGCGGTGGGCTGGGAAGAGGAATGGTGGCGGAGCAGTGGAGTACTACTGTATCCAAAATTCTTCATGCATGACAATTGCAGTGAGGAGGAAGGGCAAAAAGCTTGGAGGCTATTTGATCACCACCAAGAGGCACAAAAATTTCTGGCTTTTGGCTtag
- the LOC110659334 gene encoding hexosyltransferase GAUT11 isoform X1, which yields MRRRAADYRRPVRRRLSQWICALLGMFLIAGLVLFVFHHHHHEDQVTQPIQENHARPKPVNHEGLNFTKEILSATSFARRVAEQMTLAKAYVVIAKEHNNLHLAWELSNKIRSCQLLLSKTAMRGEPITKEEAEPIISSLSYLIFKAQDAHYDVATTIMTMKSHIQALEGRANAATVQNTVFGQLVAEALPKSLHCLKVKLTTDWLKKLPLQDLAEEKRNSPRVVDNNLYHFCIFSDNVLATSVVVNSTISNADHPKQLVFHIVTNGISYGAMQAWFLSKDFKGATIEVQNVEEFSWLNASYAPAVKQLHDEDSRYYFSGYQDVKEEPKLWNPKYLSLLNHLRFYIPEIYPLLEKIVFLEDDVAVQKDLTQLFSLDLHGNVNGAVETCLVAFHRYYKYLNFSNPIISSKFDPQACGWAFGMNVFDLIAWRKANVTAQYHYWQEQNADQTLWKLGTLPPALLAFYGLTEPLDRRWHVLGLGYDMNIDSRLIESAAVIHFNGNMKPWLKLAIGRYKPLWERYINQSHPYYQDCVTS from the exons ATGCGGAGGCGGGCGGCCGACTACCGGCGCCCGGTTAGAAGAAGGTTATCGCAGTGGATCTGTGCGCTTCTTGGGATGTTCCTGATTGCGGGGCTAGTTTTGTTTGTGTTTCACCACCATCACCATGAAGATCAGGTTACGCAGCCCATACAG GAGAACCATGCAAGACCAAAGCCAGTTAACCATGAAGGTTTAAACTTCACTAAGGAAATATTAAGTGCTACCTCATTTGCGCGGCGGGTGGCTGAGCAAATGACACTTGCCAAGGCTTATGTCGTTATTGCAAAGGAGCACAATAACCTTCACCTTGCATGGGAGCTGAGCAATAAGATCCGAAGTTGCCAACTTCTGCTTTCAAAAACTGCCATGAGAGGGGAGCCCATAACAAAAGAAGAAGCAGAGCCAATAATCAGTAGCCTATCATATCTAATCTTCAAGGCGCAAGATGCGCATTATGATGTAGCAACTACCATAATGACAATGAAATCTCATATTCAAGCCCTTGAAGGACGTGCAAATGCAGCAACAGTTCAGAACACAGTATTTGGGCAATTGGTGGCTGAAGCTTTGCCCAAGAGCCTGCATTGCCTAAAAGTAAAGCTCACAACTGATTGGCTTAAGAAGCTGCCCCTTCAAGATCTTGCAGAGGAGAAAAGAAATTCCCCAAGAGTTGTGGATAACAATCTCTATCACTTCTGCATATTTTCAGACAATGTGCTGGCTACCTCTGTGGTTGTCAACTCCACGATCTCCAACGCTGACCATCCAAAACAGCTAGTCTTCCATATAGTCACAAATGGAATCAGCTACGGAGCTATGCAGGCTTGGTTCCTAAGCAAAGACTTCAAAGGGGCCACCATAGAAGTGCAGAATGTAGAAGAGTTCTCTTGGTTGAATGCTTCTTATGCTCCTGCTGTCAAACAGCTTCATGATGAAGATTCACGTTATTATTTTTCAGGTTATCAAGATGTGAAGGAAGAGCCAAAACTGTGGAATCCCAAATACCTGTCTTTGCTGAATCATCTTCGCTTTTACATCCCTGAGATCTATCCGCTACTGGAAAAGATAGTTTTTCTTGAAGATGATGTTGCTGTCCAAAAGGATCTTACGCAACTTTTTTCATTAGATTTGCATGGAAATGTCAATGGAGCTGTGGAAACTTGCCTTGTAGCATTTCATCGCTATTACAAGTATCTCAATTTCTCAAACCCTATTATCAGCTCAAAGTTTGACCCACAGGCATGTGGATGGGCTTTTGGTATGAATGTTTTTGATTTGATTGCATGGAGAAAGGCAAATGTGACTGCGCAGTATCATTACTGGCAGGAACAGAATGCTGATCAAACTCTGTGGAAGCTGGGAACACTTCCTCCTGCTCTTCTAGCATTTTATGGACTGACAGAGCCACTTGATCGAAGGTGGCATGTGTTAGGATTGGGATATGATATGAACATTGACAGTCGTCTGATTGAGAGTGCTGCGGTTATTCATTTTAATGGGAACATGAAGCCATGGCTGAAGTTGGCCATTGGCAGGTACAAGCCTCTGTGGGAAAGGTACATAAATCAAAGTCACCCATATTACCAAGATTGCGTCACAAGTTGA
- the LOC110659334 gene encoding hexosyltransferase GAUT11 isoform X2 — translation MTLAKAYVVIAKEHNNLHLAWELSNKIRSCQLLLSKTAMRGEPITKEEAEPIISSLSYLIFKAQDAHYDVATTIMTMKSHIQALEGRANAATVQNTVFGQLVAEALPKSLHCLKVKLTTDWLKKLPLQDLAEEKRNSPRVVDNNLYHFCIFSDNVLATSVVVNSTISNADHPKQLVFHIVTNGISYGAMQAWFLSKDFKGATIEVQNVEEFSWLNASYAPAVKQLHDEDSRYYFSGYQDVKEEPKLWNPKYLSLLNHLRFYIPEIYPLLEKIVFLEDDVAVQKDLTQLFSLDLHGNVNGAVETCLVAFHRYYKYLNFSNPIISSKFDPQACGWAFGMNVFDLIAWRKANVTAQYHYWQEQNADQTLWKLGTLPPALLAFYGLTEPLDRRWHVLGLGYDMNIDSRLIESAAVIHFNGNMKPWLKLAIGRYKPLWERYINQSHPYYQDCVTS, via the coding sequence ATGACACTTGCCAAGGCTTATGTCGTTATTGCAAAGGAGCACAATAACCTTCACCTTGCATGGGAGCTGAGCAATAAGATCCGAAGTTGCCAACTTCTGCTTTCAAAAACTGCCATGAGAGGGGAGCCCATAACAAAAGAAGAAGCAGAGCCAATAATCAGTAGCCTATCATATCTAATCTTCAAGGCGCAAGATGCGCATTATGATGTAGCAACTACCATAATGACAATGAAATCTCATATTCAAGCCCTTGAAGGACGTGCAAATGCAGCAACAGTTCAGAACACAGTATTTGGGCAATTGGTGGCTGAAGCTTTGCCCAAGAGCCTGCATTGCCTAAAAGTAAAGCTCACAACTGATTGGCTTAAGAAGCTGCCCCTTCAAGATCTTGCAGAGGAGAAAAGAAATTCCCCAAGAGTTGTGGATAACAATCTCTATCACTTCTGCATATTTTCAGACAATGTGCTGGCTACCTCTGTGGTTGTCAACTCCACGATCTCCAACGCTGACCATCCAAAACAGCTAGTCTTCCATATAGTCACAAATGGAATCAGCTACGGAGCTATGCAGGCTTGGTTCCTAAGCAAAGACTTCAAAGGGGCCACCATAGAAGTGCAGAATGTAGAAGAGTTCTCTTGGTTGAATGCTTCTTATGCTCCTGCTGTCAAACAGCTTCATGATGAAGATTCACGTTATTATTTTTCAGGTTATCAAGATGTGAAGGAAGAGCCAAAACTGTGGAATCCCAAATACCTGTCTTTGCTGAATCATCTTCGCTTTTACATCCCTGAGATCTATCCGCTACTGGAAAAGATAGTTTTTCTTGAAGATGATGTTGCTGTCCAAAAGGATCTTACGCAACTTTTTTCATTAGATTTGCATGGAAATGTCAATGGAGCTGTGGAAACTTGCCTTGTAGCATTTCATCGCTATTACAAGTATCTCAATTTCTCAAACCCTATTATCAGCTCAAAGTTTGACCCACAGGCATGTGGATGGGCTTTTGGTATGAATGTTTTTGATTTGATTGCATGGAGAAAGGCAAATGTGACTGCGCAGTATCATTACTGGCAGGAACAGAATGCTGATCAAACTCTGTGGAAGCTGGGAACACTTCCTCCTGCTCTTCTAGCATTTTATGGACTGACAGAGCCACTTGATCGAAGGTGGCATGTGTTAGGATTGGGATATGATATGAACATTGACAGTCGTCTGATTGAGAGTGCTGCGGTTATTCATTTTAATGGGAACATGAAGCCATGGCTGAAGTTGGCCATTGGCAGGTACAAGCCTCTGTGGGAAAGGTACATAAATCAAAGTCACCCATATTACCAAGATTGCGTCACAAGTTGA